In Arthrobacter sp. SLBN-112, a genomic segment contains:
- a CDS encoding replication-associated recombination protein A has product MDDLFGHGPENDDDDGPVAGAGSGPGGQGSPRSPLAVRMRPRSVDEVVGQQHLLGQGSPLRQLAAGADAAGPAGPSSLILWGPPGTGKTTLAHVIARGPGRKFVELSAITAGVKDVRRVMDDALTARDLYKTTTVLFLDEIHRFNKAQQDALLPGVENRWVVLVAATTENPSFSVVSPLLSRSLLLTLKPLTEADIEGLLVRAVEDPRGLGGKVRLSDEALDHLVRLSGGDARRALTALEAAAGVAFGDADDVERSVAEDSGTPEPVTVELRHTERALDAAAVRYDRAGDQHYDVASAFIKSIRGSDVDAALHYLARMLEAGEDPRFVARRIVISAAEDVGMADPTALQTAVAAAQAVQLIGMPEGRIILAEAVVHLATAPKSNAAYMGINKAIADVRAGLGVGIPAHLRDAHYPGSKQLGHGVGYKYAHDAPHGVASQQYPPDDLVGRDYYQPTNNGAERDIAVRLERLRKIVRGT; this is encoded by the coding sequence GTGGATGATCTCTTCGGGCACGGCCCAGAAAACGACGACGACGACGGTCCCGTCGCCGGGGCAGGCAGCGGTCCCGGGGGACAGGGGTCGCCGCGGAGCCCGCTGGCGGTGCGCATGCGGCCGCGCAGCGTGGACGAAGTTGTGGGCCAGCAGCACCTGCTCGGCCAGGGCTCACCATTGCGGCAGTTGGCTGCGGGCGCGGACGCCGCAGGTCCGGCGGGGCCGAGCTCGCTGATCCTCTGGGGACCTCCGGGCACCGGAAAAACCACCCTGGCGCATGTCATCGCCCGCGGACCCGGACGAAAATTCGTTGAACTGTCCGCGATCACGGCCGGCGTCAAGGATGTCCGCCGCGTCATGGACGACGCCCTGACGGCCCGCGACCTCTACAAGACCACCACCGTGCTCTTCCTGGACGAGATCCACCGGTTCAACAAAGCCCAGCAGGACGCGCTGCTGCCAGGGGTCGAAAACCGCTGGGTGGTCCTGGTGGCTGCCACCACGGAGAACCCTTCCTTTTCCGTGGTGTCGCCGCTGCTGTCCCGGTCCCTGCTCCTGACGCTCAAGCCGCTCACAGAGGCGGATATCGAGGGCCTCCTGGTGCGGGCCGTGGAAGACCCCCGCGGGCTCGGCGGCAAGGTCCGGCTCAGCGACGAGGCGCTCGACCATCTGGTCCGGCTCTCCGGCGGCGACGCCCGCCGGGCGTTGACGGCGCTGGAAGCAGCGGCGGGGGTCGCCTTCGGTGACGCGGACGACGTCGAACGTTCCGTCGCGGAGGACAGCGGCACTCCCGAACCGGTCACCGTGGAGTTGCGCCACACCGAGCGCGCCCTGGATGCTGCCGCCGTCCGGTATGACCGGGCCGGTGACCAGCACTACGACGTCGCCAGCGCCTTCATCAAGTCCATCAGGGGATCCGATGTGGACGCCGCCCTGCATTACCTCGCGCGGATGCTCGAAGCGGGTGAGGACCCCCGCTTCGTGGCCCGGCGGATCGTCATTTCCGCAGCAGAGGACGTGGGCATGGCGGATCCCACCGCGCTCCAGACCGCTGTGGCCGCAGCCCAGGCGGTGCAGCTCATCGGGATGCCCGAGGGGCGGATCATCCTCGCCGAGGCAGTGGTCCACCTGGCCACCGCGCCAAAGTCCAACGCCGCCTACATGGGCATCAACAAGGCCATCGCCGACGTCAGGGCCGGGCTGGGCGTCGGGATCCCCGCGCACCTGCGGGATGCGCACTACCCGGGGTCAAAGCAACTGGGCCATGGCGTTGGCTACAAGTACGCCCACGACGCTCCACACGGGGTGGCGAGCCAGCAGTACCCGCCGGACGACCTGGTGGGGCGGGACTACTACCAGCCGACTAACAACGGCGCCGAACGGGACATCGCAGTACGGCTTGAGCGGCTGCGGAAGATTGTCCGGGGCACCTGA
- the rpsD gene encoding 30S ribosomal protein S4: MANNTRARRQARLSRSLGIALTPKAAKYMERRPYGPGEHGRARKKQDSDYAVRLREKQRLRAQYGIREAQMTRAFEEARRTKGLTGENLIELLEMRLDALVLRAGFARTIAQARQLVVHRHIMVDGIRVDRPSFRVGEGQLVHVHSRSETMVPLQVAAAGAHRDVLPAVPAYLDVKLEALQARLVRRPKRSEIPVTCEEQLVVEFYAR; the protein is encoded by the coding sequence GTGGCTAACAACACTCGTGCTCGCCGTCAGGCCCGCCTCTCGCGGTCCCTCGGCATCGCTCTGACCCCCAAGGCCGCCAAGTACATGGAGCGCCGCCCGTACGGCCCCGGTGAGCATGGCCGTGCCCGCAAGAAGCAGGACTCCGACTACGCCGTTCGCCTGCGCGAAAAGCAGCGCCTGCGCGCCCAGTACGGCATCCGCGAAGCACAGATGACCCGTGCCTTCGAGGAAGCCCGCCGCACCAAGGGCCTGACCGGTGAAAACCTCATCGAACTGCTCGAAATGCGCCTTGACGCCCTGGTCCTGCGTGCAGGCTTCGCCCGCACCATCGCCCAGGCCCGCCAGCTCGTTGTGCACCGCCACATCATGGTTGACGGCATCCGCGTTGACCGTCCGTCGTTCCGCGTCGGCGAGGGCCAGCTGGTCCACGTCCACAGCCGCAGCGAGACCATGGTTCCGCTCCAGGTTGCCGCAGCCGGTGCCCACCGCGACGTCCTGCCTGCCGTTCCGGCCTACCTTGACGTCAAGCTGGAAGCCCTGCAGGCCCGCCTGGTCCGCCGCCCCAAGCGTTCCGAAATCCCGGTGACCTGCGAAGAGCAGCTCGTCGTCGAATTCTACGCACGCTAA
- a CDS encoding DUF948 domain-containing protein codes for MSGGDIAGLIAAGVFALLVLLLAVPILKLGSVFDEVRTAIKSISDGATPLMDEVTATVSTTNQQLKKVDGISSNVSDASANIAALSSLVAATVGSPLIKVAAFSYGVRSAFANRTKPAAGRRSR; via the coding sequence ATGTCTGGTGGCGATATTGCCGGCCTGATCGCTGCTGGGGTGTTCGCGCTCCTGGTACTGCTGCTCGCAGTACCCATCCTGAAGCTGGGGAGTGTCTTCGACGAGGTGCGCACTGCCATCAAGTCCATCAGCGACGGCGCCACGCCCCTGATGGATGAGGTCACCGCCACCGTTTCGACCACCAACCAGCAGCTGAAGAAAGTGGATGGCATCTCGTCCAACGTCTCGGATGCGTCTGCCAACATTGCCGCCCTGTCCTCGCTGGTAGCCGCCACGGTGGGTTCGCCCCTGATCAAGGTGGCCGCGTTCAGCTACGGTGTGCGCAGCGCCTTCGCCAACCGCACGAAGCCCGCAGCCGGCCGCCGCAGCCGCTAG
- the alaS gene encoding alanine--tRNA ligase, translated as MKSQEITKRWVDFFVSKGHTAVPSASLVSSDPSLLFTVAGMVPFIPYLTAREEPPYSRATSVQKCIRTGDIEEVGKTARHGTFFQMCGNFSFGDYFKEDAIKFAWDLLTTSVDDGGYGLAPERLWVTVYEEDDEAEELWLKNTGVPAERIQRMGKSDNYWSTGQPGPAGPCSEIYYDRGPAYGVEGGPLADETRYIEIWNLVFMQYQIENVRSKVDFDIVGELPKKNIDTGLGMERLAMILQGVENMYETDQVRPVIDKAAELSGREYTSAETPEDPHHTDDVRMRVVADHIRSALMLISDGVTPSNEGRGYVLRRLIRRAVRSMRLLGVEQACLPELLPASRDAMKGVYPVVETDFARISRIAYAEEKAFLRTIASGTARLEDAVKESKAANKPLSGEDAFTLHDTYGFPIDLTLEMAEEAGLKVDEAAFRSLMQEQRQRAQADAKGKKGGHADVTVFQELLGQGETVFTGYSELEGESRVRGLLSAGRKVQQAATGDEIELVLAETPFYAEAGGQAADTGLITGDGFVVEVLDVQRPIKGLSVHKAVVREGEIGADSLVRAAVDRERRHAAEQAHTGTHIVHAALHQILGPEATQRGSFNKAGYLRFDFAWGEGLSTATRSEIEEVSNLAIRNNYAVETKIMGLAEAKAMGAMALFGENYGSEVRVVEIDGAWSRELCGGTHVANTSLIGSLSLLGEQSVGSGNRRVEAFVGMEAFRHLAAERALVTELTDLLKVPSGQLADRISATLAKLKATEKELDRLRKEQLAASAAQLVNTAKDAGGVKVLAHDAGTVSGADDLRGLALDLRNRLGSAAAAVAVAGVANDRPLILVATNEAAREAGVKAGALVRVAAGVLGGGGGGKDDVAQGGGTDAGKVGAALAAVVDAISAR; from the coding sequence ATGAAGTCGCAGGAGATCACAAAGCGCTGGGTGGACTTTTTTGTCAGCAAGGGCCACACGGCGGTTCCCTCCGCATCGCTGGTCTCCAGCGACCCCTCGCTGCTGTTCACGGTGGCCGGCATGGTCCCGTTCATTCCCTACCTCACCGCCCGTGAGGAACCGCCCTACTCCCGTGCCACCAGCGTGCAGAAGTGCATCCGCACCGGTGACATCGAAGAGGTGGGCAAGACCGCCCGGCACGGCACGTTCTTCCAGATGTGCGGCAACTTCTCCTTCGGCGACTACTTCAAGGAAGACGCCATCAAGTTCGCCTGGGACCTGCTCACCACCAGCGTTGACGACGGCGGCTACGGCCTCGCGCCCGAACGGCTGTGGGTGACCGTCTACGAAGAGGACGACGAGGCCGAGGAACTGTGGCTCAAGAACACCGGTGTCCCTGCTGAACGCATCCAGCGCATGGGCAAGTCGGACAATTACTGGTCCACCGGCCAGCCCGGGCCGGCCGGGCCCTGCTCCGAGATCTACTACGACCGCGGACCGGCCTATGGCGTCGAAGGCGGCCCGCTGGCTGACGAGACCCGCTACATCGAGATCTGGAACCTCGTGTTCATGCAGTACCAGATCGAAAACGTGCGCTCCAAGGTGGACTTCGACATTGTGGGTGAGCTGCCCAAGAAGAACATCGACACTGGCCTGGGCATGGAACGCCTCGCCATGATCCTGCAGGGCGTCGAGAACATGTACGAGACCGACCAGGTCCGGCCGGTCATCGACAAGGCCGCGGAACTCTCCGGCAGGGAATACACCTCCGCTGAGACTCCTGAGGACCCCCACCACACGGACGACGTCCGCATGCGCGTTGTGGCCGACCACATCCGCTCGGCCCTGATGCTGATCTCCGACGGCGTCACCCCGTCCAACGAAGGCCGCGGCTACGTCCTTCGCCGCCTGATCCGGCGTGCCGTCCGTTCCATGCGCCTGCTGGGCGTCGAACAGGCCTGCCTGCCGGAGCTGCTGCCGGCTTCGCGGGACGCCATGAAGGGCGTTTACCCCGTGGTGGAAACCGACTTCGCACGGATCAGCCGCATCGCCTATGCCGAGGAGAAGGCGTTCCTGCGCACCATTGCGTCCGGCACTGCGCGGCTTGAGGACGCGGTGAAGGAATCCAAGGCTGCCAACAAGCCGTTGTCCGGCGAGGATGCCTTTACCCTGCATGACACCTACGGCTTCCCCATTGACCTCACGCTCGAAATGGCCGAGGAGGCGGGCCTGAAGGTTGACGAGGCCGCCTTCCGCAGCCTGATGCAGGAACAGCGCCAGCGCGCGCAGGCAGATGCCAAGGGCAAGAAGGGCGGCCACGCCGACGTCACCGTCTTCCAGGAGCTCCTGGGCCAGGGTGAGACGGTCTTCACCGGCTACTCCGAGCTCGAGGGCGAGTCGCGTGTCCGCGGCCTCCTGAGCGCCGGCCGCAAGGTCCAGCAGGCTGCCACCGGCGACGAAATCGAACTCGTGCTCGCTGAAACCCCGTTCTACGCCGAGGCCGGTGGCCAGGCTGCCGACACCGGCCTCATCACCGGCGACGGGTTCGTCGTCGAGGTCCTGGACGTGCAGCGCCCCATCAAGGGCCTGAGCGTGCACAAGGCGGTTGTCCGCGAAGGCGAGATCGGCGCAGACTCGCTTGTGCGCGCCGCCGTCGACCGTGAACGCCGGCACGCAGCAGAGCAGGCCCACACGGGCACGCACATCGTGCACGCCGCCCTGCACCAGATCCTCGGGCCGGAGGCCACCCAGCGCGGCTCCTTCAACAAAGCCGGCTACCTGCGCTTCGACTTTGCCTGGGGCGAAGGCCTGAGCACCGCCACGCGTTCGGAAATCGAAGAGGTGTCCAACCTGGCCATCCGCAACAACTACGCGGTGGAAACGAAGATCATGGGACTGGCCGAGGCCAAGGCAATGGGTGCCATGGCCCTCTTCGGCGAGAACTACGGCAGCGAAGTGCGCGTCGTGGAAATCGACGGCGCATGGTCACGCGAGCTCTGCGGCGGCACCCACGTCGCCAATACCTCGCTGATCGGCAGCCTGTCCCTGCTGGGCGAACAGTCCGTCGGTTCAGGGAACAGGCGCGTGGAAGCCTTCGTTGGCATGGAGGCTTTCCGCCACCTTGCCGCCGAGCGCGCCCTGGTGACCGAACTGACCGACCTGCTGAAGGTCCCCTCCGGCCAGCTCGCCGACAGGATCTCCGCCACCTTGGCCAAGCTGAAGGCCACGGAGAAGGAACTGGACCGGCTCCGCAAGGAACAGCTGGCCGCCTCAGCCGCGCAGCTGGTCAACACCGCCAAGGACGCCGGGGGAGTGAAGGTACTGGCCCACGACGCCGGCACCGTCAGCGGAGCTGACGACCTCCGGGGCCTGGCACTGGACCTTCGCAACAGGCTCGGTTCGGCGGCCGCCGCCGTGGCCGTCGCAGGTGTCGCGAACGACCGTCCGCTGATCCTGGTGGCCACTAACGAGGCAGCCCGGGAAGCCGGCGTCAAAGCCGGTGCGCTGGTCCGCGTTGCCGCCGGCGTGCTCGGCGGCGGCGGTGGCGGCAAGGACGACGTCGCCCAAGGCGGAGGGACCGACGCCGGAAAGGTTGGCGCCGCGCTGGCCGCCGTCGTCGACGCCATCTCCGCGCGCTAA
- the ruvX gene encoding Holliday junction resolvase RuvX, with product MTNPAAAGGYPQGVKLGVDVGTVRVGVAICDRDAILATPYKTLDRNAKKNSDVRVIAKLAEELGAVQVFVGLPRTMKGEEHASARMATDYALLLVTELSGRGLTVPVNLVDERLSSVTAHRNLHEAGMSSRNHRKVVDQVAAAGILQHAIDMQKARGADVGSRVTAPSPSVDLGAGEVDQPVHALPADTARSSDNGRQQ from the coding sequence ATGACCAATCCTGCAGCTGCCGGCGGCTACCCCCAGGGCGTCAAACTGGGGGTGGACGTGGGCACCGTCCGGGTAGGGGTGGCCATCTGTGACCGCGATGCGATCCTGGCCACTCCGTATAAGACCCTCGACCGGAACGCCAAGAAGAACTCCGACGTGCGGGTCATCGCCAAACTGGCGGAGGAACTGGGAGCCGTCCAGGTTTTCGTGGGCCTGCCCCGGACCATGAAAGGCGAGGAACACGCCTCCGCCAGGATGGCCACCGACTACGCACTGCTCCTGGTCACGGAGCTTTCCGGCCGCGGTTTGACGGTCCCGGTGAACCTCGTGGACGAGCGGCTGAGCAGTGTCACGGCGCACCGGAACCTGCACGAAGCTGGCATGAGCAGCAGGAACCACCGTAAAGTAGTTGATCAGGTCGCGGCGGCGGGTATCCTTCAGCACGCCATCGACATGCAGAAAGCCAGGGGAGCGGATGTCGGCTCACGCGTGACAGCGCCATCCCCGTCCGTGGACCTGGGGGCCGGTGAGGTGGACCAACCAGTCCACGCCCTCCCCGCAGACACGGCCCGATCTTCAGATAATGGAAGGCAACAGTGA
- the mltG gene encoding endolytic transglycosylase MltG, whose product MSPANIDDTSGPQDTGAARPLTRKELRAREKSLNTGGHAVPEQAYETGEVPPPPVTPPAAGSSAAEPAFAPLPDAGDVPAAPEVPPSIQDVQPAGDSHPGHTWGNEPSARTHHDDVAHHGEAHVYQDVANHEDVQHDDDVAHFEDAEHREVAHAYADTAHHQNMQHHDDVAHHTDHALLLDAHHDTDGHHYGEIPDDHAYGDAGHHDDMHPDAAHPDAIHELLPASSAAQVVPRPSKKVRRRRRLLALFLTLAVFVTAVAVGAQFLKPLLGSGKPSDFPGPGTGEVHVTVQSGEGTRSVATDLENQRVVANADTFMQAFHASGATLSPGDYVFKAEMKNADAVDVLAGKDKSKVIYFALSAGLRISDSLQAISEGSGVSVQQLQALSNQPAQFGLPANAKNLEGYLAPGEYRFPLGTQAKDILQSLVKATTDELVSQGITDPAKQYEAVIVASIVQAEGGQADYGNVAGAIYNRLKPNDQTGGFLQVDSAVTYGLGTKSLNFTDEQRKDKSNPYNTYANPGLPPGPIGSPGKTAIDAAAKPKSNDYLYWVTVNLDTNETKFAKTLAEHNANVEQYNAWCKANAGRCT is encoded by the coding sequence GTGAGCCCTGCCAACATTGACGACACTTCCGGCCCGCAGGACACCGGGGCCGCGAGGCCGTTGACCCGCAAGGAACTGCGCGCACGCGAGAAGAGCCTCAATACCGGCGGCCACGCCGTCCCCGAGCAGGCTTATGAGACGGGCGAGGTCCCGCCGCCCCCCGTCACGCCGCCGGCAGCCGGTAGCTCCGCCGCCGAACCAGCCTTCGCTCCGCTGCCTGACGCCGGTGACGTGCCGGCCGCCCCGGAAGTGCCGCCGTCCATTCAGGATGTGCAGCCGGCCGGTGATTCCCACCCCGGCCACACCTGGGGCAACGAGCCTTCCGCCCGCACGCACCACGACGACGTTGCGCACCATGGGGAGGCGCATGTTTACCAGGACGTCGCGAACCACGAGGACGTGCAGCACGACGACGACGTGGCCCATTTTGAGGACGCGGAGCACCGTGAGGTTGCGCACGCCTACGCGGACACGGCGCATCACCAGAACATGCAGCACCACGACGACGTGGCCCACCACACGGACCACGCTCTTCTCCTCGACGCCCACCATGACACCGACGGGCACCATTACGGGGAGATTCCCGACGACCATGCATACGGCGACGCCGGCCACCACGACGATATGCATCCCGACGCCGCCCACCCGGACGCCATCCACGAGCTGCTTCCTGCCTCCTCGGCAGCCCAGGTAGTGCCGCGGCCCTCGAAAAAGGTCCGGCGCCGTCGCAGGTTGCTGGCCCTCTTCCTGACACTGGCTGTCTTCGTGACGGCCGTGGCGGTGGGAGCCCAGTTCCTCAAGCCCCTCCTCGGCAGCGGCAAGCCATCGGACTTCCCCGGACCGGGGACCGGCGAGGTCCACGTGACCGTGCAAAGCGGCGAGGGCACCCGCTCCGTTGCCACCGACCTTGAGAACCAGCGGGTCGTTGCCAACGCCGATACCTTCATGCAGGCGTTCCACGCATCCGGCGCAACCCTGTCTCCGGGCGACTACGTCTTCAAGGCCGAAATGAAGAACGCCGACGCCGTCGACGTCCTTGCCGGCAAAGACAAGTCCAAGGTCATCTACTTCGCCCTCAGCGCCGGCCTGCGGATCAGTGACTCGCTGCAGGCGATTTCCGAGGGTTCGGGGGTTTCCGTGCAGCAGCTGCAGGCACTGAGCAACCAACCTGCCCAGTTTGGATTGCCGGCGAACGCGAAGAACCTCGAAGGATACCTGGCCCCGGGCGAATACCGTTTCCCGCTGGGTACCCAGGCCAAGGACATCCTCCAGTCCCTGGTGAAAGCCACCACCGATGAACTGGTGTCGCAGGGAATCACAGACCCCGCCAAGCAATACGAGGCCGTCATTGTGGCCAGTATTGTCCAGGCCGAGGGCGGCCAGGCCGATTACGGGAACGTGGCGGGCGCGATCTACAACCGCCTTAAGCCGAACGACCAGACCGGCGGCTTCCTCCAGGTCGACTCGGCGGTGACCTACGGCCTGGGCACCAAGAGCTTGAACTTCACCGATGAACAGCGCAAGGACAAGTCCAACCCGTACAACACCTACGCCAACCCCGGGCTCCCGCCAGGCCCCATCGGCTCTCCCGGCAAGACTGCCATCGACGCAGCCGCAAAGCCCAAGTCCAATGACTACCTGTACTGGGTGACCGTCAACCTGGACACCAACGAAACGAAGTTCGCGAAAACGCTGGCCGAACACAACGCCAACGTGGAGCAGTACAACGCGTGGTGCAAAGCCAACGCGGGCCGCTGCACATGA